DNA from Oscillatoria salina IIICB1:
CGCAAATTGGATGTGGAGTATTTATCGATCATGGCATGGGAGTAGTTATCGGGGAAACAGCGATCGTAGGAGACTATGGCTTAATTTATCAAGGAGTTACCCTTGGTGGTACAGGTAAAGAAACTGGTAAACGTCATCCAACTTTAGGCGAAAATGTCGTTGTCGGTGCAGGTGCAAAAGTTCTCGGTAACATCCAAATTGGTAATAGCGTGCGAATTGGGGCTGGTTCGGTAGTATTACGAGATGTCCCCTCTGATTGTACAGTTGTGGGCGTTCCTGGGCGTATTGTCTACCGTTCCGGGGTGCGAGTTAACCCCCTCGAACATGGTAGCTTACCTGACTCAGAAGCAAACGTAATTCGTGCTTTAGTCGATCGCATTGAATCTCTCGAACAACAAGTACAAAATTTACAACAGCAACAACAAGCAACAGGTTCGCTGGTTGGTGCAGTGGTGGACTCATCTGGGGAATCAGATGATACCTCCTTTTCGAGTACAAGTTGTCATCTTAGAGATAAAGAAATCCGGGAATTCTTTGATGGAACGGGAATTTAGCCAAAGATTTGGGAATAGTTCCAGAAAATTGATTAATCTGAGGGATAGCCAAGTTGTCTTTGAGGTTTTTGGTTATCCCTTTTAGCTGTATTAGTTGGTAATCAGAAAATTAGAAACTAAGTGTTAGAATTTACATTAAAAATGCTGACTCTCAATAATTTCTTTTAAAGAAGTTGTTATAGCTTCAGTAGTATTTGCTGCTGAGATAGTCAAGCGAGACGAAAAAACACGCTAAGATGCCAGAGAAAGTAGTCTATAGCGAGGAGATTTTTTCATGTTTCTCAACGAACTATCACCCTTATTCCAAGAATTTGTCCAACAACCCCTTGCTTTTACAGGCGGCTTCTTTTCTGGCGTTTTTCGGCTTTCCCTTGACGAAGATCCGCTAAAAAGCTGGTTAGAGCAACAATCTGGCTCGAATACCAGCCAGACAAACTTCACCTACAACGGCGACAATGGGAGAACGAGCGGACCTCAGTCAATCTCAATCGAGTGAAATTGACAGTCGCGATCGCAGCCTAGAAATGTAAGGCAGATAACGGTTGGCAAATCTGCTACTGGGCTAGTATATTAGGAGCAAAAGTGAGTTCAGTAGGATCGTGGGTTGAATTTCAGTCTGATGTCAGTGTCTTGGTTAAAAGGTGTAGATTATTTTTTGACAGGCTAATACACAGTCATGACAATTCGCCCTTGGTAACTCAAAGATCCGCGTTAGGTTAATTACCA
Protein-coding regions in this window:
- the cysE gene encoding serine O-acetyltransferase, translating into MLSTLLADFRIIFDRDPAARNWLEVLFCYPGLQALLFHRIAHWLYNLGIPFIPRLISHLARFLTGIEIHPGAQIGCGVFIDHGMGVVIGETAIVGDYGLIYQGVTLGGTGKETGKRHPTLGENVVVGAGAKVLGNIQIGNSVRIGAGSVVLRDVPSDCTVVGVPGRIVYRSGVRVNPLEHGSLPDSEANVIRALVDRIESLEQQVQNLQQQQQATGSLVGAVVDSSGESDDTSFSSTSCHLRDKEIREFFDGTGI